The following are encoded together in the Pedobacter sp. D749 genome:
- the dnaB gene encoding replicative DNA helicase, which produces MSIDNEQGGKNSMTARKSRLSNTISSQGKIPPQALDLEEAVLGALMLEKDALSAVIDVLKPEVFYNIAHQKIFEAIHILFQKSRPVDILTVTAELRTLGSLEMVGGAYYITNLTNRVASAANIEFHARIISQKYIQRELIRISTEIITNAYEDTTDIFDLLDQAEKGLFEIAQNNLRRDTQKMDDIIKQSLATLEELRTKTDGLTGVPTGFTGLDRITGGWQKQDLVIIAARPAMGKTAFVLTCARNATVDFAKPTVVFSLEMSSVQLVNRLISGEAEIEQEKIRKGNLQEWEWQQLHSKIGRLTEAPLLIDDTPALNIFEFRAKCRRLKSQYDIQLVIVDYLQLMHGKGEGKGGGNREQEIGSISRALKSVAKELDVPVLALSQLSRAVESRPGLQGKRPMLSDLRESGSIEQDADMVLFLYRPEYYGITEDEQGRSQAGIGEVIIAKHRNGETGIVPLKFIGKFVKFTDLEDDFNAPPNSFAADPSAGMYPSQDFEKQSNVIIRPSKMDDYNDDDPPF; this is translated from the coding sequence ATGAGTATCGATAACGAACAAGGCGGAAAGAACAGTATGACTGCTAGAAAAAGCAGGTTAAGTAATACCATAAGTTCACAGGGCAAAATTCCCCCTCAGGCGTTAGATCTTGAGGAAGCAGTTCTTGGGGCCTTAATGCTCGAAAAAGATGCACTTTCTGCTGTAATTGATGTTTTAAAACCAGAGGTTTTCTATAACATTGCCCACCAGAAAATTTTTGAAGCGATTCATATTCTATTTCAGAAATCGCGACCAGTTGATATTTTAACAGTAACGGCAGAACTGCGAACATTAGGCTCTTTAGAAATGGTTGGTGGCGCCTACTACATTACCAACTTAACCAATAGAGTTGCTTCAGCAGCGAATATCGAGTTTCACGCACGTATTATTTCTCAGAAATATATTCAGCGTGAACTGATCAGAATCTCAACTGAAATCATTACAAATGCCTACGAAGATACCACTGATATTTTCGATCTCTTAGATCAGGCAGAAAAAGGACTTTTCGAAATCGCCCAGAATAACCTGCGTAGAGATACACAGAAAATGGACGATATCATTAAACAATCGTTAGCTACACTTGAGGAACTCCGCACCAAAACCGATGGTTTAACTGGTGTGCCAACGGGTTTTACCGGCTTAGACAGAATTACAGGTGGCTGGCAAAAACAGGATTTAGTAATTATCGCTGCGCGTCCGGCGATGGGAAAAACGGCCTTCGTACTAACCTGCGCAAGAAACGCTACTGTAGATTTCGCAAAACCAACTGTAGTATTCTCTCTAGAGATGTCGTCGGTGCAGCTGGTGAATCGTTTAATTTCAGGAGAAGCAGAAATTGAGCAGGAAAAAATCAGAAAAGGAAATTTACAGGAATGGGAATGGCAACAGCTGCACAGTAAAATTGGCCGCTTAACCGAAGCTCCCCTGTTAATTGATGATACCCCGGCACTGAATATTTTTGAATTCAGGGCAAAATGCCGAAGGTTAAAATCACAATACGATATCCAATTGGTAATTGTCGATTACTTGCAGTTAATGCATGGTAAAGGCGAAGGAAAAGGCGGTGGTAACCGTGAGCAGGAAATTGGTAGTATTTCGAGAGCGCTAAAATCAGTTGCTAAAGAACTAGATGTACCGGTACTGGCCCTATCACAATTAAGTCGTGCGGTAGAGAGCAGACCAGGTTTACAAGGAAAACGGCCAATGTTATCCGATTTACGTGAGTCCGGTTCAATTGAGCAGGATGCGGATATGGTATTATTCTTGTACCGCCCTGAATATTATGGCATTACTGAGGATGAGCAAGGAAGGTCGCAAGCAGGTATTGGTGAGGTTATCATTGCAAAACACCGTAACGGTGAAACCGGAATTGTACCACTTAAATTCATTGGTAAATTTGTGAAGTTTACGGATTTGGAAGATGATTTTAATGCTCCACCAAATTCATTTGCTGCTGATCCGTCTGCCGGAATGTACCCATCTCAGGATTTCGAAAAGCAAAGCAATGTCATTATCCGTCCTTCAAAAATGGATGATTATAATGATGATGATCCACCTTTTTAG
- the rlmB gene encoding 23S rRNA (guanosine(2251)-2'-O)-methyltransferase RlmB, with translation MDNFRRPQRAKENNEFVFGIRAVIEAVKAGRDIETIYQQRGLGGELFLELKALLKDTLIPLNSVPIEKLNRMSQKNHQGVIAVISPITYQNIEDIIPTVFEKGEVPLILVLDSVTDVRNMGAIARTAACVGVHAIIVPLKNAAQINADAIKTSAGALFSIPICRHANLHKTCLFLQESGLQIVACTEKTSDFIYAPDYTMPTAIVMGSEDEGISNDLLRVADHLAKIPMAGKIESLNVSVAAGVILYEAVRQRTV, from the coding sequence ATGGATAATTTTAGAAGACCGCAACGCGCAAAAGAGAATAATGAGTTTGTATTCGGCATCAGGGCTGTAATAGAAGCCGTTAAAGCAGGAAGAGATATTGAAACCATTTACCAGCAACGCGGCTTGGGCGGGGAACTTTTTCTAGAATTAAAAGCCCTGTTAAAAGATACTTTGATTCCTTTAAATTCAGTTCCAATTGAGAAGCTGAACCGCATGTCGCAGAAAAACCATCAGGGTGTGATTGCTGTAATTTCTCCAATTACTTATCAAAATATTGAAGACATTATTCCAACCGTTTTCGAAAAAGGCGAAGTTCCATTAATTTTAGTTTTAGATAGCGTAACTGATGTCCGCAATATGGGTGCAATAGCACGTACGGCTGCTTGCGTAGGTGTTCACGCCATAATTGTTCCATTAAAAAATGCGGCACAAATTAATGCTGATGCTATTAAAACCTCTGCAGGTGCATTATTCAGCATTCCGATTTGTCGCCATGCCAACCTGCATAAAACCTGCTTGTTTTTACAAGAAAGTGGTCTGCAGATAGTAGCCTGCACCGAAAAAACCAGTGATTTTATTTACGCACCGGATTATACCATGCCTACAGCAATTGTAATGGGCTCTGAAGATGAGGGGATTTCTAATGATCTTTTGAGGGTAGCTGATCATTTAGCTAAAATACCAATGGCGGGAAAAATCGAATCGCTAAATGTTTCGGTAGCTGCAGGGGTAATTTTATACGAAGCTGTTAGACAGAGAACTGTTTAA
- a CDS encoding ATP-binding protein: protein MDSLPEEDFDELTKMASQICGTPIALITLVDSSRQWFKSKLGIDVQQTPREHAFCAHTITDPSGILIVSNATEDQRFAENPLVTDDPNIAFYAGISLQTPEGMQLGSLCVIDTVPRTLDEQQLWSLKVLGKQVIAHMELRKKLLLLSEANRHLTETNQFMQQFATAAAHDIKNPLSTISMSAELLTRHLEHSGDQKGHRLASTSLNGAKALAKLINDMLDYSIRPEILTAQHKSIELSGFLRKTVSMLSIPENVKISYPEAKIEISTSAIALQQIMINLLTNSVRYNDKQTCLIQIGCVIEDDLAYITVCDNGMGIRKEELERIFQRNVTLNTADRFAQSGTGIGLATVKLLVEKLGGQISVQSTPGTGSAFTFTIRSKKS, encoded by the coding sequence ATGGATAGCCTGCCTGAAGAGGATTTCGATGAGCTCACCAAAATGGCTTCCCAGATTTGTGGAACACCCATCGCACTGATTACCCTGGTAGACAGCTCGCGACAGTGGTTTAAAAGTAAGCTGGGCATTGATGTCCAACAAACCCCCAGAGAACATGCTTTCTGCGCACATACTATTACTGATCCATCTGGAATACTGATAGTGAGCAACGCAACGGAAGACCAACGATTTGCAGAAAACCCGCTTGTTACAGATGACCCCAATATTGCCTTCTATGCAGGGATTTCACTGCAGACCCCAGAAGGGATGCAACTAGGTTCGCTATGCGTGATCGATACTGTACCACGAACACTAGATGAACAACAGCTATGGTCGCTGAAGGTACTGGGTAAACAGGTAATTGCCCACATGGAACTGAGAAAGAAATTGCTATTGCTCAGCGAGGCGAACAGGCATCTTACTGAGACCAATCAATTTATGCAACAGTTTGCTACAGCTGCAGCCCACGACATCAAAAACCCGTTAAGTACCATTTCTATGAGTGCAGAGCTTCTGACCCGTCACCTGGAGCATAGTGGTGACCAAAAAGGACACAGGTTGGCATCAACCAGCCTAAATGGTGCAAAAGCCCTCGCGAAATTGATTAACGACATGCTGGACTATTCCATCAGACCAGAAATTCTGACGGCGCAACACAAATCCATTGAACTTAGTGGCTTCCTTCGTAAAACGGTATCTATGCTCAGTATTCCCGAAAATGTAAAGATCAGCTACCCGGAAGCAAAGATAGAGATCAGCACTTCAGCAATCGCACTCCAGCAGATCATGATCAACCTACTGACCAACTCTGTGCGGTATAACGACAAACAGACTTGCCTGATCCAAATTGGTTGTGTAATTGAAGACGACCTGGCCTACATTACCGTTTGCGATAATGGTATGGGCATCAGAAAAGAAGAACTGGAACGTATCTTTCAAAGAAACGTTACCCTAAACACCGCTGACCGCTTCGCCCAGAGCGGAACCGGAATTGGCCTTGCAACGGTAAAACTTTTGGTTGAGAAACTTGGTGGACAAATCAGCGTCCAGTCTACCCCTGGCACAGGCAGCGCCTTTACCTTTACGATCAGATCAAAAAAAAGCTAG
- a CDS encoding RNA polymerase sigma factor translates to MVKHQFQNDPLHNRDVFDQIYKEYHKAVYANIFKLIKDTSIAEDILQDVFFALWENKAKLDPEQPVSAWLFVVSYNKSISYLRKKIKQNISYVDSYDPFHTVAEEIFPDQYLIEAELNMLEEAINALSPQKQKVFRLCRFEGKSQKETAQLLGLSTESVKDYLKQSKYFIREYMLSRNPTGGIISVSVLVMLIYL, encoded by the coding sequence ATGGTAAAGCATCAATTTCAAAACGATCCGTTGCATAACAGGGATGTTTTCGATCAGATTTACAAGGAGTACCATAAGGCTGTATATGCAAATATTTTTAAGCTGATCAAGGATACTTCTATCGCTGAGGATATTCTACAGGATGTATTTTTTGCGCTTTGGGAAAATAAGGCGAAACTAGATCCTGAACAACCGGTATCGGCATGGTTATTTGTAGTGAGTTACAACAAATCAATATCTTACCTCAGAAAGAAAATAAAACAAAATATAAGCTATGTAGATAGTTATGATCCTTTTCATACTGTTGCAGAAGAAATATTTCCTGACCAATACCTGATTGAGGCAGAACTCAACATGCTTGAAGAAGCTATAAATGCACTATCTCCCCAGAAACAAAAGGTATTCAGGTTATGCCGGTTTGAAGGGAAATCGCAAAAAGAAACCGCACAGCTCCTGGGATTATCTACAGAATCGGTAAAAGACTACCTCAAACAATCCAAATACTTCATCAGGGAATATATGCTGTCCAGAAATCCAACTGGCGGAATTATCAGTGTATCGGTTTTGGTTATGTTAATATATCTGTAG
- a CDS encoding FecR family protein produces the protein MKEINELIDKLWANEISLEEQHKLLESLQKDSAGLKSDLKTGYDLELSEGKKEITEKRFEHILARLHIRMDDHEVKHSAKIFPLYHWIKMVAALLVVALATLLYFNHNHAPQKKGPADHYVQVKREILRQPYNSGKSTMIINLSDGSRVTLQPKSSLSYYEPFDSRSRNISIKGEATFKVAKDKHHPFIVSANGFTTTALGTEFTVNTNKENRLTVKLIEGKVVVKAGAESRMKMSDVYLIPGEQLSINTKLKVHSLINFKDSDKAVKPQPVLSVATKDEFQFNETPLSEVFSSLSKRYDTDLVYEGVEEAELQKLYFTGSVGADEKLNTILPVICNMNGLTYKLTAKSITISKQK, from the coding sequence ATGAAAGAAATAAATGAACTCATAGATAAGCTATGGGCTAACGAGATCAGTTTAGAAGAGCAGCATAAACTTCTTGAATCTTTACAAAAAGATTCAGCAGGATTAAAGTCTGATTTAAAAACTGGCTATGATCTGGAGCTATCAGAGGGTAAGAAAGAAATTACGGAAAAGCGATTTGAGCATATTTTAGCCCGGCTCCATATCCGGATGGATGATCACGAGGTAAAACATAGTGCAAAAATATTTCCACTCTACCATTGGATAAAAATGGTTGCTGCTTTATTAGTTGTTGCCTTAGCTACACTGCTATATTTTAACCATAACCATGCCCCACAGAAGAAAGGACCAGCAGATCACTATGTACAGGTAAAAAGAGAAATACTCAGGCAGCCATACAATTCTGGCAAAAGTACAATGATTATAAATCTTTCTGATGGTTCACGGGTTACGCTGCAGCCCAAGAGTTCATTGAGTTATTATGAACCTTTTGATAGCAGAAGCAGAAATATCAGCATTAAAGGTGAGGCTACTTTCAAAGTTGCTAAAGATAAGCACCATCCTTTTATCGTAAGTGCAAATGGCTTTACCACAACTGCACTGGGTACCGAATTTACCGTTAACACCAATAAAGAGAATCGGCTTACGGTAAAGCTGATAGAAGGGAAAGTAGTTGTTAAAGCTGGCGCCGAAAGCAGGATGAAAATGAGCGATGTTTATTTAATTCCCGGAGAGCAGTTATCCATTAATACCAAACTAAAGGTGCATAGCCTGATCAATTTTAAAGATTCGGATAAAGCAGTTAAGCCGCAACCAGTACTAAGCGTAGCCACAAAGGATGAATTCCAGTTTAATGAAACGCCTTTGAGTGAGGTGTTTAGCAGCTTATCGAAACGCTATGACACCGATCTTGTTTATGAGGGAGTTGAAGAGGCCGAGCTGCAGAAATTATACTTTACGGGTAGCGTTGGTGCCGACGAAAAATTGAATACGATATTGCCTGTTATCTGTAACATGAACGGGTTAACCTATAAACTTACCGCTAAAAGCATCACCATCAGCAAACAAAAATAA
- a CDS encoding TonB-dependent receptor, whose amino-acid sequence MQTNKLKKTIRKFKCFAAFALLTMITHAVYAQQNTSVKGTVVDEKGATLPGVSVMMVDQTTKKQESTVTDLKGIFVFNNVKIGNRYDFSFNYVGYEKKTSPAFLINPGTNNSILIRMETSSSGLNDVVVVGYGSQRKTKITGAISQVKSEELNKYAGSNFAQQLAGKAAGVVINDASAQPGTDPQIVIRGIGTLTAGVSPLVVVDGFPLSEGSSLNTVNPQDIETIDILKDPASAAIYGSRAANGVILITTKNGRSDKNTVSFDFYTGAQVRADKVDLVDGYQFAQLNTEARDWGYVSRNPTNRSISDDYATRVSKGANKRDLRLNYIQPYLNNQPGLTNTDWLDEIFRTAPISSYNVAVSGGNDKSKYYFSGNYFDQDGIVIETGLKRYSMSFKFDSKLSKSFDIGLSINPSYNRQKFFQNDASRSSDAIGAALIMYPFFPARNNDGSLAISQQITANTPEDGALGENPVAIMEKTKYNKNLFRTFGNAYLNFKPITGLTFKSLLGGDYSNSFIDFFTPSDVGEYRTAAPKPARTSETNGSVINYLWENTLTFEKTFGKHDINVLAGTTFQKESGNSTLVSGTGIPDNNIDNIAGASSFSVVPQRYVWTQLSYLTRLQYAYANKYLFSAAIRRDGSSRFGQDAKWGNFPSVTGGWIVSREDFFPKVNWIDLLKFRATYGKAGNNQIGNYSSYALANPLSYVSGSTLLPGFAAVNPANSTLSWETKTSYNFGMDLGLFKVLNLSANYYSMVTSDLLLQVPVPSQSGYDSALQNVGRASNKGLELELSGTNIKLGPLNWNFGANIASNKNKVLELGPGQNQIVTGTNSAFRTKVGGPIAELYGYNVTGVYKNQSEIDNSPHVAGTLLGDYIVQDVNGDGKITPDDRMGFGTYAPKITYGFNSSLAYKSFELSFSINGIWGRKIYDNGLVNMESGEGFSMADTYYYENRYHPVNNPNGFLAQPNTNYSANRLNTNASNVFFQKADYIRLRNVQLTYNLSSKLLSKLKVSRASVYITGNNLLTITNFRGFNPDATSDNVLTSGYSNSNYPVARSFVAGFNLTF is encoded by the coding sequence ATGCAAACAAACAAACTTAAAAAGACAATCAGAAAATTCAAATGTTTTGCCGCATTTGCGCTACTGACCATGATTACCCATGCTGTTTATGCACAGCAGAATACTTCGGTTAAAGGAACTGTAGTTGATGAAAAAGGTGCTACACTTCCCGGGGTATCGGTAATGATGGTAGATCAGACAACTAAAAAACAGGAAAGTACGGTTACCGATTTAAAAGGAATATTTGTTTTTAACAATGTTAAAATAGGAAACAGGTACGATTTTTCTTTTAATTATGTCGGTTACGAAAAGAAGACATCACCAGCCTTTCTAATCAATCCTGGTACTAATAATTCTATCCTCATCCGTATGGAAACCAGTTCTTCAGGTTTGAATGATGTGGTAGTGGTAGGTTATGGCAGCCAGCGGAAAACCAAGATTACGGGAGCAATTTCGCAAGTAAAATCAGAGGAACTGAATAAATATGCTGGCAGTAACTTCGCCCAGCAACTTGCCGGTAAAGCAGCTGGCGTGGTGATTAATGATGCTTCGGCGCAACCAGGCACCGATCCACAGATCGTGATTCGCGGTATTGGTACGCTTACGGCAGGCGTAAGTCCTTTGGTCGTGGTAGATGGTTTTCCACTTTCTGAAGGAAGTTCGCTTAATACCGTGAATCCCCAGGATATAGAAACCATTGATATCTTAAAGGATCCGGCATCAGCAGCCATTTATGGCTCAAGGGCTGCCAATGGGGTGATCCTGATTACCACTAAAAATGGCCGTTCAGATAAGAATACCGTTTCTTTCGACTTTTATACCGGTGCGCAGGTGCGTGCAGATAAAGTTGATCTTGTAGACGGTTATCAGTTCGCGCAGCTGAATACCGAAGCACGTGACTGGGGCTATGTGTCCAGAAACCCAACAAACAGAAGTATTAGCGATGATTATGCCACAAGGGTTTCGAAAGGTGCAAATAAAAGAGATTTAAGGTTAAACTACATTCAGCCCTATTTAAATAATCAGCCAGGTTTAACCAATACCGATTGGCTGGACGAGATTTTTAGAACAGCCCCCATCAGCAGTTATAATGTTGCGGTCTCAGGTGGAAACGATAAATCTAAATATTATTTCTCGGGCAATTATTTTGATCAGGACGGCATTGTGATAGAAACCGGACTGAAACGTTACAGCATGTCGTTTAAGTTTGATTCCAAACTCTCTAAATCATTTGATATAGGATTGAGTATTAACCCAAGTTACAACCGTCAGAAATTTTTCCAGAATGATGCGAGCAGGAGTAGTGATGCCATTGGTGCCGCACTGATTATGTATCCTTTTTTCCCTGCAAGAAACAACGACGGCTCTTTGGCCATAAGCCAGCAGATTACAGCGAATACACCAGAAGATGGTGCCCTTGGTGAAAATCCTGTTGCAATAATGGAAAAAACGAAATACAATAAAAACCTGTTCCGTACCTTTGGTAATGCCTACCTTAATTTTAAACCCATTACCGGGCTTACTTTTAAATCGCTTTTAGGTGGAGATTACAGCAATAGTTTTATCGACTTTTTTACCCCATCTGATGTGGGTGAATACCGTACGGCAGCACCAAAACCAGCCCGGACGAGCGAAACAAATGGCTCGGTGATCAATTACCTTTGGGAGAACACCCTTACTTTTGAAAAGACCTTTGGGAAACACGATATCAATGTGCTGGCCGGAACCACTTTTCAGAAAGAATCTGGTAACAGTACGCTGGTTTCGGGTACCGGAATTCCTGATAATAATATTGACAACATTGCAGGAGCATCTTCATTTTCTGTGGTTCCGCAAAGATATGTCTGGACACAACTTTCTTATCTGACCCGATTACAGTATGCTTATGCAAACAAATACCTGTTTTCTGCAGCCATCAGAAGAGATGGTTCCTCAAGGTTTGGCCAGGATGCCAAATGGGGTAATTTTCCATCGGTAACCGGCGGATGGATTGTGAGCAGGGAAGATTTTTTTCCAAAGGTAAACTGGATTGATTTATTAAAATTCAGGGCTACTTACGGCAAGGCCGGAAATAATCAGATTGGTAATTACAGTTCTTATGCCCTTGCAAATCCGCTAAGTTATGTAAGCGGATCAACACTTCTTCCAGGCTTTGCTGCAGTTAACCCGGCAAACAGTACACTATCCTGGGAAACTAAAACCTCTTATAATTTTGGAATGGACTTAGGGCTTTTCAAGGTCTTGAACCTTTCTGCCAATTATTATTCGATGGTCACTTCAGATCTTTTATTGCAGGTTCCTGTGCCCTCACAATCGGGTTATGATAGTGCACTGCAAAACGTGGGCAGGGCAAGCAACAAAGGCCTGGAGCTCGAGCTCTCTGGTACAAATATTAAACTCGGTCCTTTAAACTGGAATTTTGGTGCAAATATCGCCTCCAATAAAAATAAGGTATTGGAACTTGGGCCGGGACAGAACCAGATTGTTACCGGTACTAATAGCGCATTCAGAACCAAGGTTGGTGGGCCAATTGCTGAGCTTTATGGTTATAATGTAACCGGTGTGTATAAAAACCAAAGTGAGATAGACAACAGTCCGCACGTTGCCGGAACACTGCTGGGCGATTATATTGTGCAGGATGTGAACGGCGATGGAAAAATAACGCCCGACGACCGGATGGGCTTCGGTACCTATGCCCCAAAAATTACCTATGGTTTCAACAGTAGTCTGGCTTATAAAAGTTTTGAACTGAGTTTCTCCATCAACGGAATATGGGGAAGGAAAATTTATGATAATGGATTAGTCAATATGGAATCCGGAGAAGGTTTCTCGATGGCCGATACTTATTATTACGAGAACAGGTACCATCCTGTTAACAACCCGAATGGTTTTTTGGCTCAACCTAATACCAATTATTCTGCCAACAGGCTCAATACGAATGCCTCGAATGTTTTCTTCCAAAAGGCTGATTATATCCGCCTGCGTAATGTTCAGCTTACTTATAACTTGTCTTCAAAATTATTGTCTAAATTAAAAGTATCCAGGGCAAGTGTATATATAACCGGGAATAACCTGCTCACCATAACTAATTTTCGGGGATTTAATCCTGATGCCACCAGCGATAACGTACTTACTTCAGGCTATTCTAATTCCAACTATCCTGTGGCCAGGTCTTTTGTAGCAGGTTTCAATTTAACCTTTTAA